One genomic segment of Sminthopsis crassicaudata isolate SCR6 chromosome 4, ASM4859323v1, whole genome shotgun sequence includes these proteins:
- the THRA gene encoding thyroid hormone receptor alpha isoform X1, producing the protein MEQKPSKLDCGSDPEENRSLDGKRKRKTSQCSLKTSMSGYIPSYLDKDEQCVVCGDKATGYHYRCITCEGCKGFFRRTIQKNLHPTYSCKYDGCCIIDKITRNQCQLCRFKKCISVGMAMDLVLDDSKRVAKRKLIEENRERRRKEEMIRSLQQRPEPSPEEWDLIHLVTEAHRSTNAQGSHWKQKRKFLPEDIGQSPMASMPDGDKVDLEAFSEFTKIITPAITRVVDFAKKLPMFSELPCEDQIILLKGCCMEIMSLRAAVRYDPESETLTLSGEMAVKREQLKNGGLGVVSDAIFDLGKSLSAFNLDDTEVALLQAVLLMSSDRSGLLCVDKIEKCQEAYLLAFEHYINYRKHNIPHFWPKLLMKVTDLRMIGACHASRFLHMKVECPTELFPPLFLEVFEDQEV; encoded by the exons ATGGAACAGAAGCCAAGCAAACTGGATTGTGGGTCTGACCCAGAGGAGAACAG GTCACTGGATGGCAAGCGGAAAAGAAAGACCAGCCAATGTTCCCTGAAAACCAGCATGTCAG GGTACATCCCTAGTTACCTGGACAAAGATGAGCAGTGTGTCGTGTGTGGAGACAAGGCCACAGGTTATCATTACCGATGCATCACTTGTGAAGGCTGCAAG GGCTTCTTCCGGCGCACGATCCAGAAAAACCTTCATCCCACTTACTCCTGCAAATATGATGGCTGTTGCATCATTGACAAGATCACCCGAAACCAGTGCCAGCTATGTCGCTTTAAGAAATGCATCTCCGTGGGCATGGCCATGGATT TGGTCCTGGATGATTCAAAGCGGGTGGCCAAACGAAAGCTGATTGAGGAGAACCGGGAGCGGCGACGCAAGGAGGAAATGATCCGCTCGCTGCAGCAGCGGCCAGAGCCCAGCCCTGAGGAATGGGATCTCATCCACCTGGTAACGGAAGCCCACCGGAGCACCAACGCCCAAGGCAGCCATTGGAAGCAGAAACGGAAATTCTTG CCAGAGGACATTGGCCAGTCACCCATGGCCTCGATGCCAGATGGGGACAAGGTGGACCTGGAGGCCTTCAGTGAGTTTACCAAGATCATCACCCCGGCCATCACCCGTGTGGTGGACTTTGCCAAAAAACTGCCCATGTTCTCCGAG CTGCCTTGTGAAGACCAGATCATCTTGCTGAAGGGCTGCTGCATGGAGATCATGTCTTTGCGGGCGGCTGTACGCTATGACCCAGAGAGTGAGACTTTGACGCTGAGTGGGGAAATGGCTGTCAAACGAGAGCAGCTGAAGAATGGTGGCCTGGGAGTGGTCTCTGATGCCATCtttgacctgggcaagtcactctctGCCTTCAACCTGGATGACACGGAAGTGGCTCTGCTCCAGGCTGTGCTGCTGATGTCTTCAG ACCGCTCGGGCCTGCTGTGTGTGGACAAGATTGAGAAGTGCCAGGAGGCTTACCTGCTGGCTTTTGAGCACTACATCAACTATCGAAAACACAACATTCCCCACTTCTGGCCCAAGCTGCTGATGAAGGTGACTGACCTCCGGATGATCGGGGCCTGCCATGCCAGCCGGTTCCTACACATGAAAGTCGAGTGCCCCACTGAACTCTTTCCCCCACTCTTCCTCGAGGTCTTCGAGGATCAGGAAGTCTAA
- the THRA gene encoding thyroid hormone receptor alpha isoform X2 yields MSGYIPSYLDKDEQCVVCGDKATGYHYRCITCEGCKGFFRRTIQKNLHPTYSCKYDGCCIIDKITRNQCQLCRFKKCISVGMAMDLVLDDSKRVAKRKLIEENRERRRKEEMIRSLQQRPEPSPEEWDLIHLVTEAHRSTNAQGSHWKQKRKFLPEDIGQSPMASMPDGDKVDLEAFSEFTKIITPAITRVVDFAKKLPMFSELPCEDQIILLKGCCMEIMSLRAAVRYDPESETLTLSGEMAVKREQLKNGGLGVVSDAIFDLGKSLSAFNLDDTEVALLQAVLLMSSDRSGLLCVDKIEKCQEAYLLAFEHYINYRKHNIPHFWPKLLMKVTDLRMIGACHASRFLHMKVECPTELFPPLFLEVFEDQEV; encoded by the exons ATGTCAG GGTACATCCCTAGTTACCTGGACAAAGATGAGCAGTGTGTCGTGTGTGGAGACAAGGCCACAGGTTATCATTACCGATGCATCACTTGTGAAGGCTGCAAG GGCTTCTTCCGGCGCACGATCCAGAAAAACCTTCATCCCACTTACTCCTGCAAATATGATGGCTGTTGCATCATTGACAAGATCACCCGAAACCAGTGCCAGCTATGTCGCTTTAAGAAATGCATCTCCGTGGGCATGGCCATGGATT TGGTCCTGGATGATTCAAAGCGGGTGGCCAAACGAAAGCTGATTGAGGAGAACCGGGAGCGGCGACGCAAGGAGGAAATGATCCGCTCGCTGCAGCAGCGGCCAGAGCCCAGCCCTGAGGAATGGGATCTCATCCACCTGGTAACGGAAGCCCACCGGAGCACCAACGCCCAAGGCAGCCATTGGAAGCAGAAACGGAAATTCTTG CCAGAGGACATTGGCCAGTCACCCATGGCCTCGATGCCAGATGGGGACAAGGTGGACCTGGAGGCCTTCAGTGAGTTTACCAAGATCATCACCCCGGCCATCACCCGTGTGGTGGACTTTGCCAAAAAACTGCCCATGTTCTCCGAG CTGCCTTGTGAAGACCAGATCATCTTGCTGAAGGGCTGCTGCATGGAGATCATGTCTTTGCGGGCGGCTGTACGCTATGACCCAGAGAGTGAGACTTTGACGCTGAGTGGGGAAATGGCTGTCAAACGAGAGCAGCTGAAGAATGGTGGCCTGGGAGTGGTCTCTGATGCCATCtttgacctgggcaagtcactctctGCCTTCAACCTGGATGACACGGAAGTGGCTCTGCTCCAGGCTGTGCTGCTGATGTCTTCAG ACCGCTCGGGCCTGCTGTGTGTGGACAAGATTGAGAAGTGCCAGGAGGCTTACCTGCTGGCTTTTGAGCACTACATCAACTATCGAAAACACAACATTCCCCACTTCTGGCCCAAGCTGCTGATGAAGGTGACTGACCTCCGGATGATCGGGGCCTGCCATGCCAGCCGGTTCCTACACATGAAAGTCGAGTGCCCCACTGAACTCTTTCCCCCACTCTTCCTCGAGGTCTTCGAGGATCAGGAAGTCTAA
- the NR1D1 gene encoding nuclear receptor subfamily 1 group D member 1, whose product MTTTLDSNNNTGGVITYIGSNGSSPSRTSPVSLCSESSNGSFQSLTHAFPTYFPPSPTGSLTQDPGRPFGSAPPGLREDLSPSSSSSSSSSSSSASFYNGGSPGGLQVAMEDSSRVSPSKSTSSITKLNGMVLLCKVCGDVASGFHYGVHACEGCKGFFRRSIQQNIQYKKCLKNESCSIIRINRNRCQQCRFKKCLSVGMSRDAVRFGRIPKREKQRMLAEMQSAMNLANNQLSTQCPPEASPARIPAASPLGSSPPPVPAPSPLVGFSQFPQQLTPPRSPSPEAKVEDVISQVARAHREIFTYAHDKLGTAPNGMNANQIPGGPPASTPPRWESHCCPPVPPDDNNSAATQRHNEARNGLRPAPNSYPPTWPATAPHHGCHQHNSNGHRLCPTHMYQSPEAEAPSGCPWQERSKNILLACPMNMYPHGRSGRSVQEIWEDFSMSFTPAVREVVEFAKHIPGFCDLSQHDQVTLLKAGTFEVLMVRFASLFNVKEQTVMFLSRTTYSLQELGAMGMGDLLSAMFDFSEKLNSLALTEEELGLFTAVVLVSADRSGMENSASVEQLQETLLRALRALVLKNRPSETSRFTKLLLKLPDLRTLNNMHSEKLLSFRVDAQ is encoded by the exons ATGACGACCACTCTGGACTCCAACAATAACACAG gTGGAGTCATCACCTACATTGGTTCCAATGGCTCATCTCCCAGCCGAACCAGCCCTGTTTCTCTCTGCAGTGAGAGCTCCAATGGCAGTTTCCAGTCCCTGACCCATGCCTTCCCCACTTACTTTCCACCCTCTCCCACTGGCTCCCTCACTCAGGATCCAGGTCGGCCTTTTGGAAGCGCCCCCCCTGGCTTGAGGGAAGACCTCTCTCCCTCAtcatcatcttcctcctcttcctcctcgtcCTCTGCCTCCTTCTATAACGGAGGCTCCCCTGGAGGACTGCAGGTGGCTATGGAGGACAGCAGCAGAGTGTCCCCCAGCAAGAGTACCAGCAGCATCACTA AGCTCAACGGCATGGTGCTCCTTTGTAAGGTGTGTGGGGATGTTGCCTCTGGCTTCCACTATGGAGTCCATGCTTGTGAAGGCTGCAAG GGCTTCTTTCGACGAAGTATTCAGCAGAATATCCAGTACAAAAAGTGCCTAAAGAATGAGAGTTGCTCCATCATCCGCATCAACCGTAACCGCTGTCAGCAGTGCCGATTCAAGAAATGCCTGTCCGTTGGCATGTCCCGAGATG CTGTACGTTTTGGGCGGATTccaaagagagagaagcagaggatGCTCGCCGAAATGCAAAGTGCCATGAACCTGGCCAATAACCAGCTGAGCACTCAGTGTCCCCCCGAGGCCTCTCCTGCCAGAATCCCTGCAGCCAGCCCCCTGGGCTCCTCACCACCCCCAGTCCCAGCTCCCTCCCCCCTTGTGGGCTTCTCCCAGTTTCCCCAACAGTTGACACCCCCTCGCTCTCCAAGCCCTGAGGCCAAAGTGGAGGATGTGATCTCCCAGGTGGCTCGAGCCCACAGAGAGATCTTCACCTATGCCCATGACAAACTGGGCACTGCTCCCAATGGCATGAATGCCAACCAGATACCCGGCGGCCCCCCAGCATCTACCCCACCTCGCTGGGAGAGCCATTGCTGTCCTCCAGTTCCTCCCGATGACAACAACTCTGCTGCCACCCAGCGCCACAACGAGGCCCGAAATGGACTTCGTCCAGCTCCAAACTCCTACCCCCCAACCTGGCCGGCCACCGCCCCCCACCACGGGTGCCACCAGCACAACAGCAACGGGCACCGCCTCTGCCCCACCCACATGTATCAGAGCCCGGAGGCCGAAGCCCCCTCTGGCTGCCCCTGGCAGGAGCGATCTAAGAACATTCTGCTG GCTTGCCCCATGAACATGTACCCCCACGGGCGCAGCGGGCGAAGCGTGCAGGAGATCTGGGAGGACTTCTCGATGAGCTTCACCCCTGCTGTGCGCGAGGTCGTGGAGTTCGCCAAGCACATCCCGGGCTTCTGCGACCTCTCCCAGCACGACCAGGTCACTCTGCTCAAGGCCGGCACCTTCGAG GTGCTGATGGTGCGTTTCGCCTCACTGTTCAATGTGAAAGAGCAGACTGTCATGTTCCTGAGCCGTACCACATACAGCCTGCAGGAACTGGGCGCCATGGGTATGGGCGACCTGCTCAGCGCGATGTTCGACTTCAGTGAGAAGCTGAACTCCCTGGCCCTCACGGAAGAGGAGCTGGGCCTGTTCACCGCGGTGGTGCTCGTCTCTGCAG ACCGATCCGGCATGGAGAACTCGGCCTCTGTGGAGCAGCTACAGGAGACGCTGCTCCGGGCCCTGCGGGCGCTGGTCCTGAAGAACAGACCCTCCGAGACCTCCCGCTTCACCAAGCTGCTGCTCAAGCTGCCCGACCTCCGGACCCTCAATAACATGCATTCCGAGAAGCTGCTCTCCTTCCGGGTCGATGCCCAGTGA